In Triticum urartu cultivar G1812 unplaced genomic scaffold, Tu2.1 TuUngrouped_contig_6978, whole genome shotgun sequence, one DNA window encodes the following:
- the LOC125531347 gene encoding putative exosome complex component rrp40, whose product MESRKPQRSALVDSYVVPGDVILDLADMTNQTIKLGAGLRQDCDTIQATSAGRLRLSKPNKYWVENSQKRYVPSVEDTVLGIVVDTKPDNFLVDIKGPNLAFLPVLSFEGGTRRNIPKFEIGTLIYARMVKANSIMNPELSCMDASGKAAEFGQLKSGYTFETSTGLARMLLSSPTCPLLEALGKKLSFEIAVGLNGRVWVNAPSPSNVIVVSSAIKESESYSRLQQKSMVEKLLAKLS is encoded by the exons ATGGAGTCGAGGAAGCCGCAGCGCTCCGCTCTCGTCGACAGCTATGTG GTCCCCGGCGACGTCATCCTGGACCTCGCCGACATGACCAACCAGACCATCAAGCTCGGCGCCGGTCTGCGCCAG GATTGTGACACTATCCAGGCAACTAGTGCTGGGAGGCTTCGACTGTCCAAGCCCAACAAGTACTGGGTGGAGAACTCCCAGAAGAGG TATGTACCTTCTGTAGAAGATACGGTTCTTGGTATTGTAGTTGACACCAAACCAGAT AACTTCTTGGTGGACATAAAGGGGCCTAATTTGGCCTTTTTACCAGTTCTTTCATTTGAAGGTGGTACAAGGAGGAACATACCAAAGTTTGAG ATTGGTACATTAATATATGCCAGAATGGTGAAAGCAAATAGCATTATGAATCCAGAGCTTTCATGCATGGATG CAAGTGGAAAAGCTGCTGAATTTGGTCAACTGAAAAGTGGTTATACGTTTGAAACATCAACTGGCCTGGCAAGAAT GCTTTTAAGTTCCCCAACATGTCCACTTCTAGAGGCCCTTGGGAAAAAACTATCATTTGAGATAGCTGTTGGACTGAATGGTCGAGTATGG GTGAATGCTCCTTCGCCAAGTAATGTCATTGTTGTATCAAGCGCAATAAAAGAATCAGAATCTTATAGTCGCTTACAACAAAAAAGCATGGTGGAAAAACTCCTGGCTAAACTGTCATGA